A genomic window from Mesorhizobium sp. 131-2-1 includes:
- a CDS encoding SDR family NAD(P)-dependent oxidoreductase, which produces MASSKGLGLAIAKRLAKNRSEVVICGRDKASLDRAVGDLQKIEGCAGAHGIIADLAQRADVDMLLQRTLELLGSIDCLVVNSGHMPYGTLEDLNDDDWDHSYETLLMSAVRVSRAAAAAMKASGRGGDIVYVSSAGVHEVTGHLLLSNVMRAGIAVLAKHLADTLSGSGVRVNVVAPVILTQAEFTKELRR; this is translated from the coding sequence ATGGCCAGTAGCAAGGGTCTTGGCTTGGCCATCGCCAAACGACTAGCTAAAAACCGCTCGGAAGTTGTTATTTGTGGTCGTGACAAGGCGTCATTAGACAGAGCTGTAGGTGATCTACAGAAAATTGAGGGATGCGCTGGCGCTCATGGCATAATTGCAGACTTAGCTCAGCGAGCGGATGTCGACATGTTGTTGCAACGCACTTTGGAACTCCTCGGGAGCATTGATTGCCTCGTCGTAAATTCTGGTCATATGCCGTACGGAACTCTCGAAGACCTAAACGACGATGATTGGGATCATTCCTACGAGACGCTTCTCATGAGTGCTGTAAGGGTGTCGCGAGCGGCAGCCGCTGCAATGAAAGCGTCTGGTCGTGGGGGTGATATCGTCTATGTTTCCTCGGCAGGCGTGCACGAGGTGACAGGTCACCTACTCCTATCGAACGTCATGCGTGCCGGAATAGCAGTATTAGCTAAGCACCTCGCAGACACACTTTCGGGAAGTGGTGTTCGCGTGAACGTTGTCGCGCCTGTTATTTTGACACAGGCAGAGTTCACAAAAGAATTGAGGCGTTGA
- a CDS encoding transposase domain-containing protein, whose product MAVGRRNWLFSGSFAAAERSAVVLSIIETCKLCGVDAEAYMADVTERIQNDWPASRWDELMPWNWVRREEMPLPLAA is encoded by the coding sequence ATGGCGGTCGGCAGGCGCAATTGGCTTTTCTCGGGCAGCTTCGCAGCGGCCGAGCGGTCAGCGGTCGTGCTCAGCATCATAGAGACTTGCAAGCTCTGCGGCGTCGATGCCGAGGCCTACATGGCCGACGTCACCGAGCGCATCCAGAATGATTGGCCAGCCTCGCGATGGGACGAACTGATGCCATGGAACTGGGTGCGCCGCGAAGAGATGCCGCTCCCCTTGGCGGCATGA
- a CDS encoding recombinase family protein: protein MTGGNLLPTALLKRKAVVYVRQSTAQQVHTNLESQRRQYELVDVARRWGFHNVEVIDEDLGRSASGAVERPGFERLVDDLCTGHVGAILCLEASRLSRNGPDWHRLLELCGQVDARVIDIDGIYDPAKPNDRLLLGMKGNISEFELSVIRARMYEAARQKAQRGELRISVPIGYIWHRDYGLGFDPDIRVQEAIRLIFARFREIGSARQVLISLNAEGMHFPRPSDGKMMVSFEWVPIRYRNVISVLKNPFYAGVYVYGKTQKRTEIVDGRVRKSYGHRKSLEDWAVMLREHHEGYVRWDEYERNQKLLAANTYGKGGGVKSGRGGRALLAGMLTCGHCGRRLCVVYVGRRIGYHIYRCDRSNLMLARPRCMTANGGRADAAVSQEVLRAVAPMAIEAALEAERMHLEGEAQRRQMLELDLQQARYEASLAERRYAACDPDNRLIAAQLEKSWEATLRRVEACEARLNNRQVRDDAAIPDFAGLAQDLRAAWDASDVDMRFRHRLLRALIKDIVVTVDDDARQVELTIHWQGGQHSQVHIRKPKSGEHTKSTPEEAMAIIRSMATRWSDADVAATLNRMGMRTGQGKTWTGHRVSSLRRVHKIDGYRSAGNTDGEWLTMSEAATKFGVTNHKIRRVVEAGLLPTEQIMPGAPHQIRAADLEKPAVKAAISRKGPCRVTDRDQKSLFSAI from the coding sequence ATGACGGGCGGTAATCTTCTTCCCACGGCACTCCTGAAGCGCAAGGCCGTCGTCTACGTCAGACAGTCGACGGCCCAACAGGTTCATACAAACCTTGAGAGTCAACGCCGGCAATATGAGCTGGTCGACGTTGCGCGGCGTTGGGGGTTCCACAATGTCGAGGTGATCGACGAGGATCTGGGGCGCAGCGCGAGCGGCGCCGTCGAGCGCCCGGGTTTCGAGCGGCTCGTCGACGATCTGTGCACCGGTCATGTCGGCGCAATATTGTGTCTTGAGGCCTCTCGGTTGTCGCGCAATGGTCCGGACTGGCACAGGCTGCTGGAGCTTTGCGGTCAGGTCGATGCGCGCGTGATCGATATCGATGGCATTTATGATCCTGCCAAGCCGAACGACCGGCTGTTGCTCGGCATGAAGGGCAACATCAGCGAGTTCGAGCTTTCTGTCATTCGGGCGCGGATGTACGAGGCCGCGCGGCAGAAGGCCCAGCGGGGCGAACTGCGGATAAGCGTGCCGATCGGCTACATCTGGCACCGCGATTACGGCCTGGGATTCGACCCTGATATTCGGGTCCAGGAAGCCATCAGGCTTATATTCGCGCGGTTCCGCGAGATCGGTAGCGCCCGCCAAGTGCTGATCTCGCTCAATGCCGAAGGCATGCATTTTCCGCGCCCATCTGACGGCAAAATGATGGTCTCCTTCGAGTGGGTTCCGATCCGCTATCGCAACGTCATCAGCGTATTGAAGAACCCTTTCTATGCGGGGGTCTATGTGTACGGCAAAACCCAGAAGCGGACCGAGATCGTCGATGGCCGCGTTCGCAAGAGCTATGGCCACCGTAAATCCCTTGAGGATTGGGCGGTTATGCTCAGGGAGCATCATGAAGGCTATGTCCGCTGGGACGAGTATGAGCGGAATCAGAAGCTGCTCGCCGCCAACACCTACGGCAAGGGCGGCGGTGTAAAATCCGGTCGAGGCGGAAGGGCTCTTCTGGCCGGCATGCTCACCTGCGGTCATTGCGGTCGGCGCCTGTGCGTCGTTTATGTCGGCCGTCGCATCGGTTATCATATCTACCGTTGCGACCGTTCGAACCTCATGCTGGCGCGACCCCGATGCATGACCGCCAATGGCGGTCGAGCTGACGCTGCTGTCTCGCAGGAGGTTTTGCGCGCCGTGGCGCCCATGGCGATAGAAGCAGCATTGGAGGCGGAGCGCATGCATCTCGAAGGCGAAGCGCAGAGAAGGCAGATGCTTGAACTGGATTTGCAGCAGGCCCGCTACGAAGCCTCGCTTGCCGAGCGGCGCTATGCGGCCTGCGACCCCGACAATAGGCTCATAGCCGCTCAGCTTGAGAAGAGCTGGGAGGCGACGCTTCGCCGTGTCGAGGCCTGCGAAGCCCGGCTCAACAATCGGCAAGTCCGCGATGACGCCGCCATCCCCGATTTTGCCGGCCTGGCTCAGGATCTCAGGGCTGCATGGGACGCTTCCGATGTCGACATGCGTTTTCGGCATCGGCTTCTGCGCGCGCTGATCAAGGATATCGTCGTCACGGTGGACGATGATGCGAGACAGGTCGAACTCACTATACACTGGCAGGGCGGACAGCATTCGCAGGTTCACATTCGCAAGCCAAAGTCCGGCGAGCACACCAAAAGCACGCCCGAGGAGGCGATGGCCATCATCCGATCGATGGCGACGCGCTGGTCCGACGCAGATGTCGCCGCCACGCTCAACCGCATGGGAATGCGGACTGGTCAGGGAAAGACCTGGACAGGGCATCGCGTCAGCTCGTTGCGCCGGGTGCACAAGATCGACGGCTACCGGTCTGCCGGCAATACTGACGGAGAATGGCTCACCATGTCCGAAGCCGCGACCAAATTCGGCGTCACCAACCATAAAATCCGGCGTGTCGTCGAAGCCGGGCTCTTGCCCACTGAGCAAATCATGCCCGGCGCGCCCCATCAAATCCGCGCAGCAGACCTCGAAAAGCCCGCCGTCAAAGCCGCGATCTCGCGCAAGGGCCCGTGTCGCGTCACCGACCGAGACCAGAAATCCCTGTTTTCCGCCATTTGA